The following are from one region of the Capsicum annuum cultivar UCD-10X-F1 chromosome 1, UCD10Xv1.1, whole genome shotgun sequence genome:
- the LOC107841568 gene encoding mediator of RNA polymerase II transcription subunit 33A isoform X1 → MEVPMQCSLWESVLELTKVSQEKGGDPLVWAIQVSSCLSSSGVSLPSLELANFLVSHICWENNLPIAWKFLEKALVLKIVSPIIVFPLLSSRVIQNRHLRPTAYRLYMELLRRHIFTLKIHVNMQSYKKILNFLDSVLHLTEVFGMHADEPGVLVVEIIFSIVWQLLDASLDDEGLLQLTPEKKSRWPTKTEDMEIDGCIADMERNEHKERLKNLNTLLAIELIGQFLQNKATARILYLARQNMPVHWGAFVQRIQLLAGNSSALQSSSIISPKALLQLASDAHNLIKANSLQEYVRSTSRSLATCAGFCFGSSRSSLWLPLDLFLEDAMDGSQVNATSAIEIITDLVKSLQAINATTWHETFLGLWMAALRLVQRERDPIEVPVPRLDTRLCMLFSLITLVIADLIEEEESEACDEIESSIDRRMKKQVEGTRRGDVVSCLQYLGDYQSLLTPPQAVTTAANQAAAKAMMFRSGINTSTSYFECINMKDTPTNCSGNLHHLIVEACIARHLLDTSAYFWPGYVNGHMNQLPASLPTQVPGWSSFMRGAPLTPAMINTLVSAPASSLAELEKIFEMAVKGANDEKIAAATILCGASLILGWNIQEHTVNFITRLLSPPVPTDYSGKESHLIGYAPMLNVLLVGIAPVDCVQIFSLHGMVPQLAASSMTICEVFGSCAPNISWTLTTGEDISVHAVFSNAFALLLKLWRFNHPPIEYRVGDVPPVGCQLTPEYLLLVRNSHLVSSGNMLKDPNRRRLATVASSSSPNPIFVDSFPKLRVWYRQHLACIASTLSGLVNGTLVCQTVDVLLNMMFKKINSGSQSLISVTSGSSSSSGTGSEDTSPRPKLPAWDILEAIPFVVDAALTACAHGRLSPRELCTGLKDLADFLPASLATIVSYFSAEVTRGVWKPVFMNGTDWPSPAANLSNVEEQIKKILAATGVDVPSLAAGGSSPAILPLPLAAFVSLTITYKLDKASQRFLNLAGPALESLAAGCPWPCMPIVASLWTQKAKRWSDFLVFSASRTVFLSNNHAVIQLLKSCFNATLGLNSSSISSNGGIGALLGHGFGSHFYGGISPVAPGILYLRVYRSIRDIMFLREEIVLLLMQSISEIAHSELPRQRLNKLKIPKNGKKFGNVSLAATMTRVKLAALLGASLLWLSGGSGLVQSLIKETLPSWFLSVHNTNQEGDIGLLVPMLKGYALAYFAVLCGAFASGVDSLSMASKRRPKIIGRHVEFIASVLDGKISLGCDPATWHAYVSGFVSLMVGCTPTWVFEVDAELLKRLSKGLRRWHEEDLALALLSIGGIGTMGSAAELIMEASS, encoded by the exons ATGGAGGTACCTATGCAGTGCAGCCTTTGGGAGAGTGTTTTGGAGTTAACTAAGGTTTCACAAGAAAAGGGTGGTGATCCATTGGTGTGGGCAATACAAGTTTCTTCATGTTTGAGCTCATCAGGGGTGTCTTTGCCATCTCTTGAGTTAGCTAATTTCTTGGTATCTCACATTTGTTGGGAAAACAATTTGCCTATAGCATGGAAGTTCTTGGAGAAGGCCTTAGTTCTCAAGATCGTGTCTCCCATCATCGTTTTCCCTCTTCTTTCCAGCAG GGTAATCCAAAATCGGCATTTGAGGCCAACGGCATATAGGCTCTACATGGAACTCCTGAGAAGACATATTTTCACtcttaaaattcatgtaaacatGCAAAGTTATAAGAA GATTCTGAATTTCTTGGATAGCGTCCTCCATTTGACTGAGGTATTCGGTATGCATGCTGATGAGcctggtgttcttgttgttgagatTATCTTCTCAATTGTTTGGCAATTACTTGATGCATCATTGGACGATGAAGGGTTGCTCCAACTTACTCCAGAAAAGAAATCTAGATGGCCAACTAAGACTGAAGATATGGAGATAGATGGCTGCATAGCTGATATGGAGAGAAATGAACACAAAGAACGGTTGAAGAATTTAAATACTCTTCTGGCAATTGAGTTGATAGGGCAGTTCTTACAAAATAAAGCAACTGCTAGGATTCTATACTTGGCTCGCCAAAACAT GCCTGTGCATTGGGGAGCTTTTGTTCAGCGTATACAACTACTAGCTGGAAATTCGTCAGCACTGCAAAGTTCAAGCATTATCTCACCCAAGGCACTTCTTCAGCTGGCATCAGATGCTCACAATTTAATCAAAGCAAATTCCTTACAAGAATATGTCAGAAGCACTTCACGATCTTTGGCTACTTGTGCTGGTTTTTGTTTTGGGAGTAGCCGTTCTTCACTTTGGCTTCCTCTAGATCTCTTCCTGGaagatgcaatggatggttcACAAGTTAATGCTACAAGCGCCATTGAAATTATTACTG ACTTGGTCAAGTCCCTGCAAGCAATCAATGCTACAACTTGGCATGAGACATTTTTGGGACTTTGGATGGCAGCTCTACGACTTGTTCAAAGG GAGAGGGATCCAATTGAGGTCCCTGTACCTCGCCTGGATACTCGCTTGTGCATGCTGTTCTCTCTCATAACACTTGTCATTGCTGATCTTATTGAGGAAGAGGAAAGTGAAGCATGTGATGAAATTGAATCTAGCATAGATAGGCGTATGAAAAAGCAAGTTGAAGGCACACGGCGTGGCGATGTAGTCTCTTGTTTACAGTATCTGGGTGATTATCAAAGCTTGCTAACTCCACCTCAGGCAGTCACTACTGCAGCCAACCAGGCTGCTGCTAAAGCAATGATGTTTAGATCAGGCATTAATACCAGCACTTCATACTTTGAGTGCATCAACATGAAGGATACGCCAACTAACTGTT CTGGCAACCTGCATCACTTGATAGTTGAGGCATGCATTGCCAGACATCTGCTGGACACTTCTGCTTATTTCTGGCCTGGTTACGTGAATGGACACATGAATCAGTTACCAGCCAGTCTGCCAACTCAAGTGCCTGGTTGGTCATCATTTATGAGGGGAGCCCCATTGACTCCAGCAATGATTAATACTTTGGTTTCTGCTCCTGCTTCAAG TTTAGCAGAGCTTGAGAAGATTTTCGAGATGGCGGTCAAAGGAGCAAATGATGAGAAGATAGCTGCTGCTACCATTCTTTGTGGAGCCTCACTAATTCTTGGTTGGAATATACAG GAACATACCGTCAATTTCATAACCAGATTATTGTCTCCTCCAGTTCCTACCGACTATTCTGGTAAAGAGAGCCATTTAATAGGCTATGCTCCCATGTTAAATGTCTTACTCGTTGGAATAGCACCGGTGGACTGTGTTCAGATTTTCTCCCTTCATGGCATG GTCCCACAACTTGCTGCATCATCCATGACAATATGTGAGGTGTTTGGTTCATGTGCTCCCAATATCTCATGGACACTGACAACAGGAGAGGACATCTCAGTGCATGCTGTGTTTTCGAATGCCTTTGCTTTACTTCTAAAGTTATGGAGGTTCAACCATCCACCTATTGAATATAGAGTAGGAGATGTGCCCCCTGTGGGATGCCAACTAACTCCAGAATACCTCCTACTAGTGAGGAATTCCCATCTCGTGTCTTCTGGAAACATGCTAAAGGACCCCAATAGAAGGAGACTTGCAACTGTTGCAAGTTCCTCGTCTCCTAATCCAATATTTGTAGACTcatttccaaaattgagagtttGGTATAGGCAACATTTGGCATGTATAGCTTCAACTTTGTCTGGTCTTGTGAATGGGACTCTTGTCTGTCAAACTGTTGATGTTTTACTCAATATGATGTTCAAAAAGAttaacagtggaagtcagagttTGATCTCCGTAACATCTGGAAGTAGTAGCTCTTCTGGAACTGGAAGTGAGGATACTTCTCCGAGGCCTAAGTTACCTGCTTGGGACATCCTCGAAGCCATTCCTTTTGTGGTTGATGCTGCTCTAACAGCATGTGCCCATGGAAGACTTTCTCCTCGTGAACTTTGCACAG GTCTTAAAGATTTGGCTGATTTTCTTCCTGCATCACTAGCAACCATTGTAAGCTACTTCTCTGCGGAGGTCACTCGTGGTGTTTGGAAACCAGTTTTTATGAATGGAACTGATTGGCCAAGTCCTGCTGCAAATCTCTCAAATGTTGAGGAACAGATCAAGAAAATTTTAGCAGCCACTGGCGTAGATGTCCCAAGCCTTGCCGCAG GCGGCAGCTCTCCAGCAATTCTTCCACTGCCATTGGCTGCATTTGTCAGCCTTACTATAACATATAAACTTGATAAAGCCTCCCAGCGTTTTCTCAATCTGGCAGGCCCCGCTCTGGAGTCACTTGCAGCTGGCTGCCCTTGGCCATGTATGCCAATTGTGGCTTCGTTGTGGACCCAAAAGGCAAAAAGGTGGAGCGACTTCCTTGTTTTCTCTGCATCTCGAACTGTCTTTCTTAGCAACAACCATGCAGTCATTCAGCTTCTCAAAAGTTGCTTCAATGCCACCCTTGGTTTGAACTCTTCCTCCATATCAAGCAATGGTGGTATTGGTGCACTTCTTGGTCATGGATTTGGATCACATTTCTATGGTGGTATTTCTCCAGTTGCCCCAGGTATTCTGTATCTCCGAGTTTACAGATCCATCAGAGATATCATGTTTTTGAGAGAAGAAATTGTATTACTTTTGATGCAATCTATAAGTGAAATAGCACACAGTGAGCTTCCAAGACAACGGTTGAACAAACTGAAGATACCCAAAAATGGAAAGAAATTTGGAAATGTGTCGCTTGCTGCAACAATGACAAGGGTGAAGCTAGCTGCCTTGCTTGGGGCTTCTTTGTTATGGTTATCTGGTGGCTCAGGGCTGGTGCAGTCATTAATAAAAGAGACACTTCCCTCTTGGTTCTTGTCTGTTCACAACACTAATCAAGAAGGTGACATAGGTTTGCTAGTTCCAATGCTCAAAGGGTATGCACTGGCATACTTTGCAGTACTATGTGGAGCTTTTGCGAGTGGTGTGGACTCATTGTCCATGGCATCAAAGCGACGTCCAAAAATCATTGGGCGTCATGTTGAATTCATAGCCAGTGTCCTGGATGGCAAAATATCACTTGGTTGTGATCCGGCTACGTGGCACGCCTATGTGTCGGGATTTGTGAGCCTGATGGTAGGTTGTACACCAACTTGGGTGTTTGAAGTAGATGCAGAGTTGTTAAAGAGGCTCAGTAAAGGCTTGAGACGATGGCATGAGGAGGACCTTGCTCTTGCTTTGCTTAGCATCGGTGGGATTGGTACAATGGGATCAGCTGCAGAATTAATCATGGAGGCTTCATCATAG
- the LOC107841568 gene encoding mediator of RNA polymerase II transcription subunit 33A isoform X2 — protein MILNFLDSVLHLTEVFGMHADEPGVLVVEIIFSIVWQLLDASLDDEGLLQLTPEKKSRWPTKTEDMEIDGCIADMERNEHKERLKNLNTLLAIELIGQFLQNKATARILYLARQNMPVHWGAFVQRIQLLAGNSSALQSSSIISPKALLQLASDAHNLIKANSLQEYVRSTSRSLATCAGFCFGSSRSSLWLPLDLFLEDAMDGSQVNATSAIEIITDLVKSLQAINATTWHETFLGLWMAALRLVQRERDPIEVPVPRLDTRLCMLFSLITLVIADLIEEEESEACDEIESSIDRRMKKQVEGTRRGDVVSCLQYLGDYQSLLTPPQAVTTAANQAAAKAMMFRSGINTSTSYFECINMKDTPTNCSGNLHHLIVEACIARHLLDTSAYFWPGYVNGHMNQLPASLPTQVPGWSSFMRGAPLTPAMINTLVSAPASSLAELEKIFEMAVKGANDEKIAAATILCGASLILGWNIQEHTVNFITRLLSPPVPTDYSGKESHLIGYAPMLNVLLVGIAPVDCVQIFSLHGMVPQLAASSMTICEVFGSCAPNISWTLTTGEDISVHAVFSNAFALLLKLWRFNHPPIEYRVGDVPPVGCQLTPEYLLLVRNSHLVSSGNMLKDPNRRRLATVASSSSPNPIFVDSFPKLRVWYRQHLACIASTLSGLVNGTLVCQTVDVLLNMMFKKINSGSQSLISVTSGSSSSSGTGSEDTSPRPKLPAWDILEAIPFVVDAALTACAHGRLSPRELCTGLKDLADFLPASLATIVSYFSAEVTRGVWKPVFMNGTDWPSPAANLSNVEEQIKKILAATGVDVPSLAAGGSSPAILPLPLAAFVSLTITYKLDKASQRFLNLAGPALESLAAGCPWPCMPIVASLWTQKAKRWSDFLVFSASRTVFLSNNHAVIQLLKSCFNATLGLNSSSISSNGGIGALLGHGFGSHFYGGISPVAPGILYLRVYRSIRDIMFLREEIVLLLMQSISEIAHSELPRQRLNKLKIPKNGKKFGNVSLAATMTRVKLAALLGASLLWLSGGSGLVQSLIKETLPSWFLSVHNTNQEGDIGLLVPMLKGYALAYFAVLCGAFASGVDSLSMASKRRPKIIGRHVEFIASVLDGKISLGCDPATWHAYVSGFVSLMVGCTPTWVFEVDAELLKRLSKGLRRWHEEDLALALLSIGGIGTMGSAAELIMEASS, from the exons AT GATTCTGAATTTCTTGGATAGCGTCCTCCATTTGACTGAGGTATTCGGTATGCATGCTGATGAGcctggtgttcttgttgttgagatTATCTTCTCAATTGTTTGGCAATTACTTGATGCATCATTGGACGATGAAGGGTTGCTCCAACTTACTCCAGAAAAGAAATCTAGATGGCCAACTAAGACTGAAGATATGGAGATAGATGGCTGCATAGCTGATATGGAGAGAAATGAACACAAAGAACGGTTGAAGAATTTAAATACTCTTCTGGCAATTGAGTTGATAGGGCAGTTCTTACAAAATAAAGCAACTGCTAGGATTCTATACTTGGCTCGCCAAAACAT GCCTGTGCATTGGGGAGCTTTTGTTCAGCGTATACAACTACTAGCTGGAAATTCGTCAGCACTGCAAAGTTCAAGCATTATCTCACCCAAGGCACTTCTTCAGCTGGCATCAGATGCTCACAATTTAATCAAAGCAAATTCCTTACAAGAATATGTCAGAAGCACTTCACGATCTTTGGCTACTTGTGCTGGTTTTTGTTTTGGGAGTAGCCGTTCTTCACTTTGGCTTCCTCTAGATCTCTTCCTGGaagatgcaatggatggttcACAAGTTAATGCTACAAGCGCCATTGAAATTATTACTG ACTTGGTCAAGTCCCTGCAAGCAATCAATGCTACAACTTGGCATGAGACATTTTTGGGACTTTGGATGGCAGCTCTACGACTTGTTCAAAGG GAGAGGGATCCAATTGAGGTCCCTGTACCTCGCCTGGATACTCGCTTGTGCATGCTGTTCTCTCTCATAACACTTGTCATTGCTGATCTTATTGAGGAAGAGGAAAGTGAAGCATGTGATGAAATTGAATCTAGCATAGATAGGCGTATGAAAAAGCAAGTTGAAGGCACACGGCGTGGCGATGTAGTCTCTTGTTTACAGTATCTGGGTGATTATCAAAGCTTGCTAACTCCACCTCAGGCAGTCACTACTGCAGCCAACCAGGCTGCTGCTAAAGCAATGATGTTTAGATCAGGCATTAATACCAGCACTTCATACTTTGAGTGCATCAACATGAAGGATACGCCAACTAACTGTT CTGGCAACCTGCATCACTTGATAGTTGAGGCATGCATTGCCAGACATCTGCTGGACACTTCTGCTTATTTCTGGCCTGGTTACGTGAATGGACACATGAATCAGTTACCAGCCAGTCTGCCAACTCAAGTGCCTGGTTGGTCATCATTTATGAGGGGAGCCCCATTGACTCCAGCAATGATTAATACTTTGGTTTCTGCTCCTGCTTCAAG TTTAGCAGAGCTTGAGAAGATTTTCGAGATGGCGGTCAAAGGAGCAAATGATGAGAAGATAGCTGCTGCTACCATTCTTTGTGGAGCCTCACTAATTCTTGGTTGGAATATACAG GAACATACCGTCAATTTCATAACCAGATTATTGTCTCCTCCAGTTCCTACCGACTATTCTGGTAAAGAGAGCCATTTAATAGGCTATGCTCCCATGTTAAATGTCTTACTCGTTGGAATAGCACCGGTGGACTGTGTTCAGATTTTCTCCCTTCATGGCATG GTCCCACAACTTGCTGCATCATCCATGACAATATGTGAGGTGTTTGGTTCATGTGCTCCCAATATCTCATGGACACTGACAACAGGAGAGGACATCTCAGTGCATGCTGTGTTTTCGAATGCCTTTGCTTTACTTCTAAAGTTATGGAGGTTCAACCATCCACCTATTGAATATAGAGTAGGAGATGTGCCCCCTGTGGGATGCCAACTAACTCCAGAATACCTCCTACTAGTGAGGAATTCCCATCTCGTGTCTTCTGGAAACATGCTAAAGGACCCCAATAGAAGGAGACTTGCAACTGTTGCAAGTTCCTCGTCTCCTAATCCAATATTTGTAGACTcatttccaaaattgagagtttGGTATAGGCAACATTTGGCATGTATAGCTTCAACTTTGTCTGGTCTTGTGAATGGGACTCTTGTCTGTCAAACTGTTGATGTTTTACTCAATATGATGTTCAAAAAGAttaacagtggaagtcagagttTGATCTCCGTAACATCTGGAAGTAGTAGCTCTTCTGGAACTGGAAGTGAGGATACTTCTCCGAGGCCTAAGTTACCTGCTTGGGACATCCTCGAAGCCATTCCTTTTGTGGTTGATGCTGCTCTAACAGCATGTGCCCATGGAAGACTTTCTCCTCGTGAACTTTGCACAG GTCTTAAAGATTTGGCTGATTTTCTTCCTGCATCACTAGCAACCATTGTAAGCTACTTCTCTGCGGAGGTCACTCGTGGTGTTTGGAAACCAGTTTTTATGAATGGAACTGATTGGCCAAGTCCTGCTGCAAATCTCTCAAATGTTGAGGAACAGATCAAGAAAATTTTAGCAGCCACTGGCGTAGATGTCCCAAGCCTTGCCGCAG GCGGCAGCTCTCCAGCAATTCTTCCACTGCCATTGGCTGCATTTGTCAGCCTTACTATAACATATAAACTTGATAAAGCCTCCCAGCGTTTTCTCAATCTGGCAGGCCCCGCTCTGGAGTCACTTGCAGCTGGCTGCCCTTGGCCATGTATGCCAATTGTGGCTTCGTTGTGGACCCAAAAGGCAAAAAGGTGGAGCGACTTCCTTGTTTTCTCTGCATCTCGAACTGTCTTTCTTAGCAACAACCATGCAGTCATTCAGCTTCTCAAAAGTTGCTTCAATGCCACCCTTGGTTTGAACTCTTCCTCCATATCAAGCAATGGTGGTATTGGTGCACTTCTTGGTCATGGATTTGGATCACATTTCTATGGTGGTATTTCTCCAGTTGCCCCAGGTATTCTGTATCTCCGAGTTTACAGATCCATCAGAGATATCATGTTTTTGAGAGAAGAAATTGTATTACTTTTGATGCAATCTATAAGTGAAATAGCACACAGTGAGCTTCCAAGACAACGGTTGAACAAACTGAAGATACCCAAAAATGGAAAGAAATTTGGAAATGTGTCGCTTGCTGCAACAATGACAAGGGTGAAGCTAGCTGCCTTGCTTGGGGCTTCTTTGTTATGGTTATCTGGTGGCTCAGGGCTGGTGCAGTCATTAATAAAAGAGACACTTCCCTCTTGGTTCTTGTCTGTTCACAACACTAATCAAGAAGGTGACATAGGTTTGCTAGTTCCAATGCTCAAAGGGTATGCACTGGCATACTTTGCAGTACTATGTGGAGCTTTTGCGAGTGGTGTGGACTCATTGTCCATGGCATCAAAGCGACGTCCAAAAATCATTGGGCGTCATGTTGAATTCATAGCCAGTGTCCTGGATGGCAAAATATCACTTGGTTGTGATCCGGCTACGTGGCACGCCTATGTGTCGGGATTTGTGAGCCTGATGGTAGGTTGTACACCAACTTGGGTGTTTGAAGTAGATGCAGAGTTGTTAAAGAGGCTCAGTAAAGGCTTGAGACGATGGCATGAGGAGGACCTTGCTCTTGCTTTGCTTAGCATCGGTGGGATTGGTACAATGGGATCAGCTGCAGAATTAATCATGGAGGCTTCATCATAG